One genomic window of Camelina sativa cultivar DH55 chromosome 5, Cs, whole genome shotgun sequence includes the following:
- the LOC104785404 gene encoding phosphoinositide phospholipase C 6-like — protein MGKEKKTESYNNDSGSYNYKMFKCFNRKFKINEVTPTDDVRDAFCQFAVSNGGGSVDGDSSDGDGSSGVMGAEQLCSFLDDHQGESGTTVEEAQRLIDEVIRRRHHVTRFTRHGLDLDDFFNFLFYEDLNPPITPHVHQDMTAPLSHYFIYTGHNSYLTGNQLSSDCSEVPVIKALQRGVRVIELDLWPNSTGTDINVLHGRTLTTPVPLIICLKSIRDHAFFSSPYPVIITLEDHLTSDLQAKVAEMATQVFGQMLYYPESDSLSEFPAPASLLHRIIISTKPPKEYLESRNPIVKQKDNVSPSSEDETPRTEEVQTLESILFDQDCESKSDSDQEDDEASEDQKPAYKRLITIHAGKPKGAVKEEMKAVVDKVRRLSLSEQELDRTCSSNSQDVVRFTQRNLLRIYPKGTRFNSSNYKPLIGWTHGAQMIAFNMQGYGKSLWLMHGMFRANGGCGYVKKPNFLMKKGFHDEVFDPRKKLPVKETLKVKVYMGDGWRMDFSHTHFDAYSPPDFYTKMYLVGVPADNAKRKTKIIEDNWYPIWDEEFSFPLTVPELALLRIEVREYDMSEKDDFGGQTCLPVSELRPGIRSVPLYDKKGEKMKSVRLLMRFIFE, from the exons atggggaaggagaagaaaacagagtCGTATAACAACGACAGCGGTAGTTACAATTACAAAATGTTCAAATGTTTCAACCGTAAGTTTAAAATCAACGAAGTCACACCCACCGACGACGTCCGCGACGCTTTCTGTCAATTCGCTGTCTCTAATGGCGGAGGAAGCGTCGACGGAGATTCAAGCGACGGAGACGGGTCATCCGGCGTAATGGGCGCAGAGCAACTCTGTTCTTTCCTCGATGATCATCAAGGCGAATCAGGAACAACCGTCGAGGAGGCTCAACGTTTGATCGACGAGGTTATACGACGTAGACACCACGTCACGCGTTTCACCCGTCACGGCCTTGATCTCGACGATTTCTTCAATTTCCTCTTCTACGAGGATCTCAACCCTCCCATTACCCCTCAc GTGCATCAAGACATGACAGCTCCATTGTCACATTACTTTATATACACAGGACACAATTCGTATCTTACAGGGAATCAACTAAGCAGCGATTGTAGCGAAGTCCCTGTCATCAAAGCCTTGCAAAGAGGTGTTCGAGTCATCGAGCTTGATCTTTGGCCTAACTCTACTGGAACAGATATCAATGTCCTTCACGGAAG GACGCTTACAACGCCTGTACCGCTGATCATATGCTTGAAATCGATAAGAGATCACGCGTTTTTTAGCTCGCCTTATCCGGTTATTATCACTTTAGAGGATCATCTTACATCTGATCTTCAAGCCAAAGTTGCTGAG atggcTACGCAGGTTTTTGGGCAGATGTTGTATTACCCTGAATCAGATAGCTTATCGGAGTTTCCTGCTCCTGCTTCACTGCTTCATCGGATAATCATCTCAACCAAACCACCTAAAGAGTATCTTGAATCGAGGAACCCGATTGTTAAACAGAAGGATAATGTATCTCCATCTTCCGAGGACGAAACACCTAGAACAGAGGAGGTTCAGACACTAGAGAGTATTTTGTTTGACCAAGATTGTGAAAGCAAG AGTGATAGTGATCAAGAGGATGACGAAGCTAGTGAAGATCAGAAACCTGCATACAAACGGTTGATCACAATTCATGCCGGGAAACCAAAGGGAGCGgtgaaagaagagatgaaagctGTGGTTGATAAAGTGAGACGTTTGAGTTTAAGTGAGCAGGAACTTGACAGGACTTGTTCATCCAATAGTCAGGATGTTGTAag GTTTACACAGCGGAATTTGCTTCGGATATACCCAAAAGGGACAAGATTTAACTCCTCCAACTACAAACCGCTTATCGGTTGGACTCATGGAGCACAAATGATTGCATTCAACATGCAG GGGTATGGGAAATCTCTGTGGTTGATGCACGGCATGTTTAGAGCCAATGGAGGTTGTGGTTATGTCAAGAAACCTAACTTCTTGATGAAGAAAGGGTTTCACGATGAAGTCTTTGACCCTAGGAAGAAACTCCCTGTGAAAGAAACGTTAAAG GTGAAAGTGTATATGGGAGATGGATGGCGTATGGACTTTAGTCACACTCACTTTGACGCATACTCTCCTCCCGATTTCTACACTAAG ATGTATCTAGTGGGTGTACCAGCGGATAACGCGAAAAGGAAGACAAAAATAATCGAAGACAACTGGTACCCAATTTGGGATGAGGAATTCAGTTTCCCATTGACCGTTCCAGAGCTTGCATTGCTTAGGATCGAAGTAAGAGAGTATGATATGTCGGAGAAGGATGATTTTGGGGGACAAACATGCTTGCCTGTATCAGAATTAAGACCGGGGATTCGATCTGTGCCTTTGTATGATAAGAAGGGTGAGAAAATGAAATCAGTACGGCTTCTTATGCGTTTCATCTTCGAATGA
- the LOC104785405 gene encoding uncharacterized protein LOC104785405: MESFFILRCFLLFFFFFNGALAAGGKLWSIREMSEMAGYGEHKLSSVVITGSVLCNTPVSGATVAIKCHTGLKKRSKWVKGVTDDFGEFVIHLPSHLHAIPQLEKACFVKPIHVPKHYHRCYHTFYKSNTHKGIKLLSSKNGFRVYTSGTIRLHGHSSKTSSQPHKTDM; encoded by the exons ATGGAAAGCTTCTTCATCCTCCGTTGCTTCTtgctattcttcttcttctttaacggAGCACTCGCAGCTGGAGGCAAGTTATGGAGCATAAGGGAGATGTCGGAGATGGCTGGTTATGGGGAACACAAACTCTCCTCAGTAGTTATCACCGGTTCTGTTCTTTGCAACACCCCTGTTTCAG GTGCAACAGTTGCTATCAAGTGTCATACTGGATTAAAAAAGAGATCAAAATGGGTAAAAGGTGTTACTGATGACTTTGGAGAATTTGTTATCCATCTTCCTTCTCATCTACACGCAATTCCTCAACTCGAAAAGGCATGTTTCGTCAAACCAATACATGTGCCTAAGCACTATCACAGATGCTATCACACTTTCTACAAATCCAATACACACAAAGGCATCAAACTCCTTTCCTCCAAAAATGGCTTCCGTGTCTACACCTCAGGGACGATTAGGCTACATGGACACAGTTCAAAAACATCATCCCAACCTCATAAAACCGACATGTAA